A window of the Lagopus muta isolate bLagMut1 chromosome 1, bLagMut1 primary, whole genome shotgun sequence genome harbors these coding sequences:
- the MLF2 gene encoding myeloid leukemia factor 2, with translation MFRLMRDGEPEDPMFAMDPFAIHRQHMNRMLSGSFGFGPLLGITDGTTPGARQAGRRMQAGAVSPFGMLGMAGGFIDMFGMMNDMIGNMEHMTSGANCQTFTSSTVISYSNLGDGPKVYQETSEMRSAPGGIRETRRTVRDSDSGLEQMSIGHHIRDRAHIMQRSRNHRTGDQEERQDYINMDESDAAAFDDEWRRETSRFRPQRGLEYRRHDGSGSRRAEGTRLAIQGPEDSPSRQSRRYDW, from the exons ATGTTCCGGCTGATGAGGGACGGGGAGCCGGAGGACCCCATGTTCGCTAT GGACCCTTTTGCTATCCACCGGCAGCACATGAACCGCATGCTTTCTGGAAGTTTTGGATTTGGCCCACTGCTTGGTATCACTGATGGGACCACGCCAGGGGCTCGTCAGGCTGGCCGCAGGATGCAG GCAGGAGCTGTTTCACCCTTTGGGATGCTGGGCATG GCAGGTGGCTTTATAGACATGTTTGGCATGATGAACGACATGATTGGGAACATG GAACATATGACAAGTGGTGCAAACTGCCAGACATTTACCTCTTCAACTGTCATCTCCTATTCCAACCTGGGTGATGGGCCCAAAGTATATCAGGAGACCTCAGAGATGCGTTCGGCACCTGGCGGG ATTCGTGAGACTAGGCGGACCGTAAGGGACTCAGACAGTGGCTTGGAACAAATGTCTATTGGGCACCACATCAGGGACAGAGCGCACATCATGCAGCGATCCCGGAACCATCGTACAGGTGACCAGGAAGAGAGGCAGGATTACATCAATATGGATGAAA GTGATGCAGCCGCTTTTGATGATGAGTGGAGGCGAGAGACATCCCGCTTCCGGCCGCAGCGAGGACTGGAATACCGGCGTCACGACGGCAGCGGCAGCCGCCGGGCTGAAGGGACTCGTCTTGCGATCCAGGGCCCAGAGGATTCTCCCTCCAGACAGTCCCGCCGATATGACTGGTGA
- the PTMS gene encoding parathymosin produces the protein MSEKRVEEAPAELSAKEMKEKKEKLEEKAVHKEKKKEVVEDEENGAEEDEEENPEDVDEEEGGDEDDEGDENGQEQDGHAEKRSAEEEEDEVDPKRQKTENGSSA, from the exons ATGTCGGAGAAACGCGTCGAGGAGGCGCCGGCGGAGCTGAGCGCCAAG gaaatgaaggagaagaaggagaaactggaggagaaagcagtccacaaagaaaagaagaaggaggtGGTAGAG gatgaggaaaatggagctgaagaggatgaggaagagaaTCCAGAGGATGTGGATGAAGAAGAAGGTGGTGATGAAGATGACG AAGGAGACGAAAATGGGCAAGAGCAGGACGGACATGCAGAAAAACGatctgcagaggaggaggag GATGAAGTGGATCCAAAGaggcagaagacagaaaatgggTCCTCCGCTTGA